A region from the uncultured Stenotrophomonas sp. genome encodes:
- the smeX gene encoding RND efflux system, outer membrane lipoprotein CmeC, whose translation MNLHEKSTPRHRAPRMLAVAMTGALLAGCASVGPDYHAPPQQPVQLQGLADPAFSTTTSLVSWWSQFDDPVLAQLVHGALADNLDLRIALARVRTARAVFSEQRLEQAPHVTASGSQDRRKQPDPARGGERSFSESYQLGFDAGWELDLFGRQRRAAEAARAELGAERDNLADVQVTIAAEVARNYFELRGTQKRIAVARQTLANLHDTQRLTETRRELGAGSELDVQSSRAQLKAIEAGIPLLEVAEVQARHRLAVLLGQRPGALDELLQPREVPAFAKALPLGDTTGLLRQRADVRAAERRLAAATARVGVATADLFPRIRLDGFLGFLGGDADGLVNGANKAWSLTPSISWAAFDFGSVRARLRASKAQADGAAAEYEKAVLLALEDTENALARCAREQSRLVIVAEQAQAARRAEALAQVRYREGSEDFLALLDAQRSQLAADDALAAAEAAVNVSVVAVYKALGGWGQRGPEETVASVR comes from the coding sequence ATGAACCTCCACGAAAAGAGCACGCCCCGTCACCGGGCGCCGCGGATGCTGGCGGTGGCCATGACCGGCGCATTGCTGGCCGGTTGCGCCAGCGTCGGCCCCGACTACCACGCGCCGCCACAGCAGCCGGTGCAACTGCAGGGCCTCGCCGACCCGGCCTTCAGCACCACCACCTCGCTGGTCAGCTGGTGGTCGCAGTTCGACGACCCGGTGCTGGCGCAACTGGTGCACGGCGCATTGGCCGACAACCTGGACCTGCGCATCGCACTGGCGCGGGTGCGCACGGCACGCGCGGTCTTCAGCGAACAGCGGCTGGAGCAGGCGCCGCACGTGACCGCCAGCGGCAGCCAGGACCGCCGCAAGCAGCCGGACCCCGCGCGCGGTGGCGAACGCAGCTTCAGCGAGAGCTACCAGCTCGGCTTCGACGCCGGCTGGGAGCTGGACCTGTTCGGCCGCCAGCGCCGCGCCGCCGAGGCCGCACGCGCCGAGCTGGGTGCCGAACGCGACAACCTCGCCGATGTGCAGGTCACCATCGCCGCTGAGGTCGCGCGCAACTACTTCGAGCTGCGCGGCACCCAGAAGCGCATCGCGGTGGCGCGGCAGACGCTGGCCAACCTGCACGACACCCAGCGGCTCACCGAGACGCGCCGCGAACTGGGCGCCGGCAGCGAGCTGGACGTGCAGAGCAGCCGCGCGCAGCTGAAGGCGATCGAGGCCGGCATCCCGCTGCTGGAAGTGGCCGAGGTGCAGGCGCGGCACCGGCTGGCGGTACTGCTGGGCCAGCGCCCGGGCGCGCTGGACGAACTGCTGCAACCACGTGAGGTGCCGGCCTTCGCCAAGGCATTGCCGCTGGGCGACACCACCGGCCTGCTGCGCCAGCGTGCCGATGTGCGTGCCGCCGAGCGCCGGCTGGCGGCGGCCACCGCGCGGGTCGGCGTCGCCACCGCCGATCTGTTTCCGCGCATCCGCCTCGACGGTTTCCTCGGCTTCCTCGGCGGCGATGCCGACGGGCTGGTCAACGGCGCCAACAAGGCGTGGTCGCTGACGCCGTCGATCAGCTGGGCCGCATTCGACTTCGGCAGCGTGCGCGCGCGGCTGCGCGCCAGCAAGGCGCAGGCCGATGGTGCGGCCGCCGAATACGAGAAGGCGGTGCTGCTGGCGCTGGAGGACACCGAGAACGCGCTGGCGCGCTGCGCCAGGGAGCAGTCGCGGCTGGTCATCGTCGCCGAGCAGGCGCAGGCCGCGCGCCGCGCCGAAGCACTGGCACAGGTGCGCTACCGCGAAGGTTCGGAGGACTTCCTGGCGCTGCTGGACGCACAACGCAGCCAGTTGGCCGCCGACGATGCGCTGGCGGCGGCCGAGGCGGCGGTGAACGTCAGCGTGGTCGCGGTCTACAAGGCACTTGGCGGCTGGGGCCAGCGCGGCCCGGAAGAAACCGTCGCCAGCGTGCGTTGA
- the bepE gene encoding Efflux pump membrane transporter BepE, protein MDFSRFFIDRPIFAGVLSVIVLLAGLLAMFKLPIGEYPEVVPPSVVVRTVYPGANPKVIAETVATPLEEAINGVENMMYLKSVAGSDGVLQMTVTFRPGTDPDDAAVKVQNRVAQAQARLPEDVRRQGVTTQKQSPTFLMVVHLTSPNGKYDTLYLRNYARLHVKDALTRIPGVGDAQIFGGGDYAMRAWLDPDRIASRGLTASDVVRAMREQNVQVAAGVIGASPTQGDVPMQFSVNAQGRLRSEQEFGDIVLKSGADGEVVRLADVARLELGAGDYTLRSQLDGKNAVGIGIFQAPGANALEIRDAVIGTMDEMQKGFPADVKYEAVYDTTIFVRDSIKAVVSTLLEAIALVVLVVILFLQTWRASIIPLIAVPVSIVGTFAALYLLGFSINTLSLFGLVLAIGIVVDDAIVVVENVERNIEEGLSPTAAAHQAMREVSGPIIAIALVLCAVFVPMAFLSGVTGQFYKQFAVTIAISTVISAINSLTLSPALAARLLKPHGAPKDGPSRLIERLFGWVFRPFNRFFKSSSEKYERGVARILGRRGAVFAVYALLLLGTGVMFKLVPPGFIPTQDKLYLIAGVKLPEGSSIARTDEMLRKVAQIAQETDGVAHTISFPGLNALQFTNTPNTGVAFIPLKPFNERHGRSAAQINAEINQKIAGLQEGFAFAMMPPPILGLGNGNGYQMFIEDRGNLGYGELQNAVQAMQGAVAQTPGMAFPITSYQANVPQLDAEVDRVKAKAQGVQLTELFDTLQTYLGSAYVNDFNQFGRTWQVIAQADGQFRDSVEDIGRLRTRNDRGEMVPIGSMVSIKETYGPDPVLRFNGYPAADLAGEADPRLLSSAEAMNKLTEIAGQVLPVGMTTEWTDLSYQQATQGKAAFIVFPVAILLAFLVLAALYESWSLPLAVILIVPMSILAALTGVWLTSGDNNIFTQIGLMVLVGLSAKNAILIVEFARELEMGGKGIVESALEACRLRLRPIVMTSIAFIAGTVPLVLSHGAGAEVRSVTGITVFAGMLGVTLFGLFLTPVFYVALRKLVTRNGGGQLVRHGEPTLHH, encoded by the coding sequence ATGGATTTTTCCCGTTTCTTCATCGACCGGCCGATCTTCGCGGGCGTGCTGTCGGTGATCGTGCTGCTGGCGGGCCTGTTGGCCATGTTCAAGCTGCCGATCGGCGAGTACCCGGAGGTGGTGCCGCCGTCGGTGGTGGTGCGCACGGTGTACCCGGGTGCCAACCCCAAGGTGATCGCCGAGACCGTCGCCACCCCGCTGGAGGAGGCGATCAACGGCGTCGAGAACATGATGTACCTGAAGTCGGTGGCCGGCTCGGACGGCGTGCTGCAGATGACGGTGACCTTCCGCCCCGGCACCGACCCGGACGATGCCGCGGTGAAGGTGCAGAACCGCGTGGCGCAGGCGCAGGCGCGGCTGCCCGAGGACGTGCGCCGGCAGGGCGTGACCACGCAGAAGCAGTCGCCCACCTTCCTGATGGTGGTGCACCTGACTTCGCCGAACGGCAAGTACGACACCCTGTACCTGCGCAATTACGCGCGCCTGCACGTCAAGGACGCGCTGACCCGCATCCCCGGCGTGGGCGACGCGCAGATCTTCGGCGGCGGCGACTACGCCATGCGCGCCTGGCTGGACCCGGACCGCATCGCCTCGCGCGGGCTGACCGCCAGTGACGTGGTGCGCGCCATGCGCGAGCAGAACGTGCAGGTGGCCGCCGGCGTGATCGGCGCCTCGCCCACGCAGGGCGACGTGCCCATGCAGTTCTCGGTGAACGCCCAGGGCCGCCTGCGCAGCGAGCAGGAGTTCGGCGACATCGTGCTCAAGAGCGGTGCCGACGGCGAGGTGGTACGGCTGGCCGACGTCGCCCGGCTGGAGCTGGGTGCCGGCGACTACACCCTGCGCTCGCAGCTGGACGGCAAGAATGCGGTGGGCATCGGCATCTTCCAGGCGCCCGGCGCCAACGCGCTGGAGATCCGCGACGCGGTGATCGGCACGATGGACGAGATGCAGAAGGGCTTCCCGGCCGACGTGAAGTACGAGGCGGTGTACGACACCACCATCTTCGTGCGCGATTCGATCAAGGCCGTGGTCTCCACCTTGCTCGAAGCCATCGCGCTGGTGGTGCTGGTGGTGATCCTGTTCCTGCAGACCTGGCGCGCTTCGATCATTCCGTTGATCGCGGTGCCGGTGTCGATCGTGGGCACCTTCGCCGCGCTGTACCTGCTGGGCTTCTCGATCAACACCCTGAGCCTGTTCGGGCTGGTGCTGGCTATCGGCATCGTGGTCGACGACGCGATCGTGGTGGTGGAGAACGTCGAGCGCAACATCGAGGAGGGGCTGTCACCGACTGCCGCCGCGCACCAGGCCATGCGCGAGGTGTCCGGACCGATCATCGCCATCGCCCTGGTGCTGTGCGCGGTGTTCGTGCCGATGGCATTCCTGTCCGGCGTTACCGGCCAGTTCTACAAGCAGTTCGCGGTGACCATCGCCATTTCCACGGTGATCTCGGCAATCAATTCGCTGACCCTGTCACCGGCGCTGGCCGCGCGCCTGCTCAAGCCGCATGGTGCGCCGAAGGACGGCCCCAGCCGCCTGATCGAGCGCCTGTTTGGCTGGGTGTTCCGCCCGTTCAACCGCTTCTTCAAGTCCAGCTCGGAGAAGTACGAGCGCGGCGTGGCGCGCATCCTTGGCCGCCGCGGCGCGGTGTTCGCGGTATATGCGCTGCTGCTGCTCGGTACCGGCGTGATGTTCAAGCTGGTGCCGCCGGGCTTCATTCCCACCCAGGACAAGCTGTACCTGATCGCCGGGGTGAAGCTGCCGGAAGGCTCCTCGATCGCGCGTACCGATGAAATGCTGCGCAAGGTGGCGCAGATCGCGCAGGAAACCGATGGCGTTGCCCACACCATCTCGTTCCCGGGCCTGAACGCGCTGCAGTTCACCAACACCCCCAACACCGGCGTGGCCTTCATCCCGCTCAAGCCGTTCAACGAGCGCCACGGCCGCAGCGCCGCGCAGATCAACGCCGAGATCAACCAGAAGATCGCCGGGCTGCAGGAGGGCTTCGCGTTCGCGATGATGCCGCCGCCGATCCTCGGCCTGGGCAACGGCAACGGCTACCAGATGTTCATCGAGGACCGCGGCAACCTCGGCTACGGCGAGTTGCAGAACGCGGTGCAGGCGATGCAGGGCGCGGTGGCGCAGACCCCGGGCATGGCTTTCCCGATCACCAGCTACCAGGCCAACGTGCCGCAGCTGGACGCGGAAGTGGATCGCGTGAAGGCCAAGGCGCAGGGCGTGCAGCTGACCGAGTTGTTCGACACCCTGCAGACCTATCTCGGCTCGGCCTACGTCAACGACTTCAACCAGTTCGGCCGCACCTGGCAGGTGATCGCCCAGGCCGACGGCCAGTTCCGCGACAGCGTCGAGGACATCGGCCGGCTGCGCACCCGTAACGACCGCGGCGAGATGGTGCCGATCGGCTCGATGGTGAGCATCAAGGAAACCTACGGCCCGGACCCGGTGCTGCGCTTCAACGGCTACCCGGCCGCCGACCTGGCCGGCGAGGCCGACCCGCGCCTGCTGTCCTCGGCCGAGGCGATGAACAAGCTGACCGAGATCGCCGGGCAGGTGCTGCCGGTGGGCATGACCACCGAGTGGACCGACCTGAGCTACCAGCAGGCCACCCAGGGCAAGGCCGCGTTCATCGTGTTCCCGGTGGCGATCCTGCTGGCGTTCCTGGTGCTGGCCGCGTTGTACGAGAGCTGGTCGCTGCCGCTGGCGGTGATCCTGATCGTGCCGATGAGCATTCTGGCGGCGCTGACCGGGGTGTGGCTGACGAGCGGCGACAACAACATCTTCACGCAGATCGGCCTGATGGTTCTGGTTGGGTTGTCGGCGAAGAACGCGATCCTGATCGTCGAGTTCGCGCGCGAGCTGGAGATGGGTGGCAAGGGCATCGTCGAGTCCGCACTGGAGGCCTGCCGCCTGCGCCTGCGGCCGATCGTGATGACCTCCATCGCCTTCATCGCTGGCACGGTGCCGCTGGTGCTCTCGCACGGCGCCGGCGCCGAGGTGCGCAGTGTCACCGGCATCACCGTGTTCGCCGGCATGCTCGGCGTCACCCTGTTCGGCCTGTTCCTGACCCCGGTGTTCTACGTCGCGCTGCGCAAGCTGGTCACCCGCAACGGTGGTGGCCAGCTGGTGCGCCACGGCGAACCGACCCTCCACCACTGA
- a CDS encoding Efflux transporter, RND family, MFP subunit, which produces MKGISRSSRIARRAALASVSALAIAILAACSGGHAQEATAPPAPEVSAAPVLARQVSQWDEFSGRIEAVQSVELRPRVSGYIDKVNYVEGQEVKKGDVLFTIDARSYQAEFDRARAELARARTQAALAHSESERARRLAEQQAIAAETAEQRRATAEQAAAQVQAAQAALDAARLNLEFTRVRAPIDGRAGRALVTAGNLVTAGDAASVLTTLVSLDTVHVHFDADESTFLRYMQMAREGERPSAREQALPVKVALSGEQGFPHEGKVDFLDNQVTRSTGTIGVRALLDNRDRQFTPGLFARVRLLGSGEFRALLIDDKAVLTDQDRKYVYVVDKDGKAQRRDVRLGRSAEGLRIVEQGLAAGDRVIVDGVQKVFMPGMPVQAKPVAMQPEPPAGPRTAALN; this is translated from the coding sequence ATGAAAGGTATCTCCCGTTCCTCCCGAATCGCCCGGCGCGCTGCCCTTGCCAGTGTGTCGGCGCTTGCCATCGCCATCCTCGCCGCGTGCAGCGGCGGCCATGCGCAGGAAGCCACGGCACCGCCCGCACCGGAAGTCAGCGCCGCGCCGGTGCTGGCCAGGCAGGTCAGCCAGTGGGACGAGTTCAGCGGCCGCATCGAGGCGGTGCAGAGCGTCGAGCTGCGCCCGCGCGTGTCCGGCTACATCGACAAGGTCAACTACGTCGAAGGCCAGGAAGTGAAAAAGGGCGACGTGCTGTTCACCATCGACGCGCGCAGCTACCAGGCCGAGTTCGACCGCGCGCGCGCCGAACTGGCTCGCGCCCGCACCCAGGCCGCACTGGCGCACAGCGAATCCGAGCGCGCCCGCCGCCTGGCCGAGCAGCAGGCCATCGCCGCGGAAACCGCCGAGCAGCGCCGTGCCACCGCCGAGCAGGCCGCCGCGCAGGTGCAGGCGGCGCAGGCGGCATTGGATGCGGCCCGGCTGAACCTGGAATTCACCCGGGTGCGCGCACCGATCGATGGCCGCGCCGGGCGTGCGCTGGTCACCGCCGGCAACCTGGTCACCGCCGGCGATGCAGCCAGCGTGCTGACCACGCTGGTGTCGCTGGATACCGTGCACGTCCATTTCGATGCCGACGAATCCACGTTCCTGCGTTACATGCAGATGGCCCGCGAAGGCGAGCGCCCGAGCGCGCGCGAGCAGGCGTTGCCGGTGAAGGTGGCGCTGAGCGGTGAGCAAGGCTTCCCGCACGAGGGCAAGGTCGATTTCCTCGACAACCAGGTCACCCGCAGCACCGGCACCATCGGCGTGCGCGCATTGCTGGACAACCGTGACCGCCAGTTCACCCCGGGCCTGTTCGCGCGCGTGCGGCTGCTTGGCAGCGGCGAGTTCCGCGCGCTGTTGATCGACGACAAGGCAGTGCTCACCGACCAGGACCGCAAGTACGTCTATGTGGTGGACAAGGACGGCAAGGCGCAGCGCCGCGACGTCCGCCTCGGCCGCAGCGCCGAGGGCCTGCGCATCGTCGAGCAGGGCCTGGCCGCCGGCGACAGGGTGATCGTCGACGGCGTGCAGAAGGTGTTCATGCCCGGTATGCCGGTGCAGGCCAAGCCGGTGGCGATGCAGCCCGAACCGCCGGCCGGCCCGCGCACCGCCGCACTGAACTGA
- the lat gene encoding L-lysine 6-aminotransferase, translating into MTVLGPLAPLRAHAGARLTRGLDDAAIERLAAAHPDLPRAIEAAAAEYARIRDEAADLLDLDEKDQITAMQAGFVNFYADDAVVPYVALAARGPWVVSLKGAMLYDAGGYGMLGFGHTPAEVLDAAGKPQVMANIMTPSLAQRRFVQALRKEIGHSRGGCPFSHFMCLNSGSEAVGLAARIADINAKLQTEPGAAHAGAAIKRVVVKGSFHGRTDRPALYSDSTRKTYDRYLASYRGEDSVISIPPYDEAALRKVFDDARANNWFIEAVFLEPVMGEGDPGRAVPAGFYTLARELTRAHGSLLLIDSIQAALRAHGTLSFVDYPGCETLDPPDMETYSKALNGAQFPLSVLAVTEHASNLYRKGVYGNTMTSNPRALDVACATLAQLTPQVRANIRLRGEQAMQKLEALKAKLGGLITKVQGTGLLFSCELAPQFKCYGAGSTEEWLRMHGVNVIHGGENSLRFTPHFGMDEEELDLLVDMVGRALVEGPRRQQADAA; encoded by the coding sequence ATGACCGTACTCGGCCCCCTCGCCCCGCTTCGTGCCCATGCCGGCGCCCGCCTGACCCGCGGCCTGGACGATGCCGCCATCGAGCGCCTGGCCGCTGCCCATCCCGACCTGCCGCGCGCCATCGAGGCCGCCGCCGCCGAATACGCCCGCATCAGGGACGAAGCCGCCGACCTGCTGGATCTGGACGAGAAGGACCAGATCACGGCGATGCAGGCCGGCTTCGTCAACTTCTATGCCGACGACGCGGTGGTGCCCTACGTCGCCCTGGCTGCCCGTGGCCCGTGGGTGGTCTCGCTCAAGGGCGCGATGCTGTACGACGCCGGCGGCTACGGCATGCTCGGCTTCGGCCATACCCCGGCCGAGGTACTGGACGCGGCCGGCAAGCCGCAGGTGATGGCCAACATCATGACCCCGAGCCTGGCCCAGCGCCGCTTCGTGCAGGCGCTGCGCAAGGAGATCGGCCACAGCCGCGGCGGCTGTCCGTTCTCGCACTTCATGTGCCTGAACTCCGGCTCCGAGGCCGTCGGCCTGGCCGCGCGCATCGCCGACATCAACGCCAAACTGCAGACCGAACCGGGTGCAGCGCATGCCGGCGCGGCGATCAAGCGCGTGGTCGTCAAGGGCAGCTTCCACGGCCGCACCGACCGCCCGGCGCTGTATTCGGACTCGACCCGCAAGACCTACGACCGCTACCTGGCCAGCTACCGTGGCGAGGACAGCGTCATCAGCATTCCGCCGTATGACGAGGCGGCGCTGCGCAAGGTGTTCGACGATGCCCGCGCCAACAACTGGTTCATCGAAGCGGTGTTTCTGGAGCCGGTGATGGGCGAAGGCGACCCCGGCCGCGCGGTGCCGGCCGGCTTCTACACGCTGGCACGCGAACTGACCCGCGCCCACGGCAGCCTGCTGCTGATCGACTCGATCCAGGCCGCGCTGCGTGCGCATGGCACCTTGTCGTTCGTCGATTACCCCGGCTGCGAAACGCTGGACCCGCCGGACATGGAAACCTATTCCAAGGCGCTGAACGGCGCGCAGTTCCCGCTGTCGGTGCTGGCCGTCACCGAACACGCCTCCAACCTGTACCGCAAGGGCGTGTACGGCAACACCATGACCAGCAACCCGCGGGCGCTGGACGTGGCCTGCGCCACCCTGGCCCAACTGACGCCGCAGGTGCGCGCCAACATCCGCCTGCGCGGCGAACAGGCGATGCAGAAGCTGGAAGCGCTGAAGGCGAAACTCGGCGGCCTGATCACCAAGGTGCAGGGCACCGGCCTGCTGTTCTCCTGCGAGCTGGCGCCGCAGTTCAAGTGCTACGGCGCCGGTTCCACCGAGGAATGGCTGCGCATGCACGGCGTCAACGTGATCCACGGCGGCGAGAACTCGCTGCGCTTCACCCCGCACTTCGGCATGGACGAGGAAGAACTGGACCTGCTGGTGGACATGGTCGGCCGTGCACTGGTCGAAGGCCCGCGCCGCCAGCAGGCCGACGCGGCCTGA
- a CDS encoding Transcriptional regulator, AsnC family, which produces MKISPADERLLSVLREDARASTAQIARRLGLSRTTVQSRIDRLEQQGVIAGYTVRTHADYEQGQVRAHVLITVLPKKMPAVVKALREIPEVRSLHSVSGNHDLIAMVVVGGVGEMDVATDAIGAIDGVERTTSAIILSTKFER; this is translated from the coding sequence ATGAAGATTTCCCCCGCCGACGAACGCCTGCTTTCCGTGCTGCGCGAGGATGCACGTGCCTCCACCGCGCAGATCGCGCGGCGGCTGGGGCTGTCGCGTACCACGGTGCAGAGCCGCATCGACCGGCTGGAGCAGCAGGGCGTGATCGCCGGCTACACGGTGCGCACCCATGCCGACTACGAGCAGGGGCAGGTGCGCGCGCACGTGCTGATCACCGTGCTGCCGAAGAAGATGCCGGCGGTGGTCAAGGCGCTGCGCGAGATTCCGGAGGTGCGTTCGCTGCACTCGGTCAGCGGCAACCACGACCTGATCGCGATGGTCGTGGTCGGCGGGGTGGGGGAGATGGACGTGGCCACCGACGCCATCGGCGCCATCGACGGGGTGGAGCGCACCACCAGCGCGATCATCCTTTCGACGAAGTTCGAGCGCTGA
- the queA gene encoding S-adenosylmethionine:tRNA ribosyltransferase-isomerase (Evidence 2a : Function of homologous gene experimentally demonstrated in an other organism; Product type e : enzyme), translating into MPDAPALKKSDFNYDLPAELIAQAPLPERSASRLLLVPPAPAAFADRHVRDLPDLLQPGDLLVFNDTRVIPARLFGQKATGGRVEILIERLLGGQQARAQVGASKSPKPGSRIALDAGGEAEVLGRDGEFYLLRFDIPEPLESWLVHAGRLPLPPYIQREPGADDRERYQTVFARQVGAVAAPTAGLHFDELLLERLRARGVQFGHITLHVGAGTFQPVRVDDLSQHVMHREWLNVGAELVQQVRRIRAAGGRVVGVGTTVVRALESAMRDGELHPYAGETQIFITPGYRIRSVDAMVTNFHLPESTLLMMISAFAGRERVFEAYAHAIAERYRFFSYGDAMLLWSREGAGALTDAPSHS; encoded by the coding sequence TTGCCCGATGCCCCGGCCTTGAAGAAGTCCGATTTCAACTACGACCTGCCCGCCGAGCTGATCGCGCAGGCGCCGCTGCCCGAACGTTCGGCCAGCCGCCTGCTGCTGGTGCCGCCGGCGCCGGCCGCGTTCGCCGACCGCCATGTGCGCGACCTGCCGGACCTGCTGCAACCCGGCGACCTGCTGGTGTTCAACGACACCCGGGTGATACCGGCGCGGCTGTTCGGGCAAAAGGCCACTGGCGGCCGGGTCGAGATCCTGATCGAGCGCCTGCTTGGCGGGCAGCAGGCGCGTGCGCAGGTCGGGGCCAGCAAGTCGCCCAAGCCGGGCAGCCGCATTGCCCTGGACGCCGGCGGTGAGGCCGAGGTGCTGGGCCGTGACGGCGAGTTCTACCTGCTGCGCTTCGACATCCCCGAGCCGCTGGAATCGTGGCTGGTGCACGCCGGCCGGCTGCCGTTGCCGCCGTACATCCAGCGCGAGCCCGGCGCCGACGACCGCGAGCGCTACCAGACCGTGTTCGCGCGGCAGGTGGGTGCGGTGGCCGCGCCCACCGCGGGGCTGCACTTCGACGAGCTGCTGCTGGAGCGGTTGCGCGCGCGTGGCGTGCAGTTCGGCCATATCACCCTGCATGTGGGCGCCGGTACCTTCCAGCCGGTGCGGGTGGACGACCTCTCGCAGCACGTGATGCATCGCGAATGGCTCAACGTCGGTGCCGAACTGGTGCAGCAGGTGCGCCGCATCCGCGCCGCCGGTGGCCGCGTGGTCGGCGTCGGCACCACCGTGGTAAGGGCGCTGGAGAGTGCAATGCGCGACGGCGAGCTGCACCCCTATGCCGGCGAGACGCAGATCTTCATCACCCCCGGTTACCGCATCCGCAGCGTCGATGCGATGGTCACCAACTTCCACCTGCCGGAAAGCACCCTGCTGATGATGATCTCCGCCTTTGCCGGCAGGGAGCGGGTGTTCGAGGCCTATGCCCACGCCATCGCGGAGCGTTACCGCTTCTTCAGCTACGGTGACGCGATGCTGCTGTGGAGCAGGGAAGGGGCCGGCGCGCTGACGGACGCTCCAAGCCATTCCTGA
- a CDS encoding hypothetical protein (Evidence 5 : No homology to any previously reported sequences), whose translation MRLRHLPGFLPTRRQPAFANADHGLKRDNSLNPLHFAALREVHEPAGAGTRLPALRRLVALLAAALSHRREKNFRERDSGHGRAKRPQAYGPGICADGRADPDPRVSVPAAPADSGCQQHDRTLRALQPRTRL comes from the coding sequence ATGCGCCTGCGCCACCTCCCGGGTTTCCTGCCGACGCGCCGCCAGCCAGCGTTTGCCAATGCCGATCATGGTTTGAAGCGCGACAACAGCTTGAATCCACTGCACTTCGCCGCGTTGCGCGAGGTGCACGAACCGGCGGGTGCGGGCACGCGGCTTCCCGCGCTCCGGCGGTTGGTCGCGCTCCTTGCAGCGGCACTGTCCCATCGGCGGGAGAAAAATTTCCGTGAGCGGGACAGTGGACATGGCCGCGCGAAGCGCCCGCAGGCATACGGCCCCGGCATTTGCGCGGACGGACGCGCCGACCCGGATCCGCGCGTTTCGGTTCCCGCCGCCCCTGCTGACAGTGGCTGTCAGCAGCACGACCGCACACTGCGGGCCCTGCAGCCACGCACGCGCCTTTGA
- a CDS encoding putative LysR-family transcriptional regulator (Evidence 3 : Function proposed based on presence of conserved amino acid motif, structural feature or limited homology), which produces MANDLNDTLIFVKVVEQGSFTAAARLLGQPKTTVSRKVQELEARLGARLLHRTTRRLGLTEAGSVYYDHCQRIARELEQAESAVGQLQSGPRGWLRFTVPYSVGITWIAPLLGQFQAQYPEIHLDMHLGNEVLDLIAGEADLALRVGPLPDSNLVARKLGSLRTQVFASPAYIQRHGEPHHPDELQHHRTLAVRKHHQGQNNRFAWTLAEDGGEMREFPVNPLVVASDISALNSMLVAGDGLMLSSDVMAKPFIESGMLRRVLAGWTGPEYDFNAVFAGGGLVSPKVRAFVDFLVEKLNFDANYMLLQCPNGKHDVRQEPRYCQRGLEIPELQVLEALDA; this is translated from the coding sequence ATGGCCAACGATCTCAACGACACCCTCATCTTCGTCAAGGTGGTCGAACAGGGCAGCTTCACCGCTGCCGCCCGCCTGCTCGGGCAGCCCAAGACCACCGTCAGCCGCAAGGTGCAGGAACTGGAGGCGCGGCTGGGCGCGCGCCTGCTGCACCGGACCACGCGCCGCCTCGGCCTGACCGAGGCCGGCAGCGTCTACTACGACCACTGCCAGCGCATCGCCCGCGAACTGGAACAGGCCGAAAGCGCGGTTGGCCAGTTGCAGTCCGGCCCGCGCGGCTGGCTGCGCTTCACCGTGCCCTACTCGGTGGGCATCACCTGGATCGCGCCGCTGCTGGGCCAGTTCCAGGCCCAGTACCCGGAAATCCACCTGGACATGCACCTGGGCAACGAGGTGCTGGACCTGATCGCCGGCGAGGCCGACCTGGCGCTGCGCGTCGGCCCCCTGCCCGACTCCAACCTGGTCGCGCGCAAGCTCGGCAGCCTGCGCACGCAGGTGTTCGCCAGCCCCGCCTACATCCAGCGGCACGGCGAACCGCACCATCCCGACGAGCTGCAGCACCACCGCACGCTGGCCGTGCGCAAGCACCACCAGGGCCAGAACAACCGCTTCGCCTGGACGCTGGCCGAAGACGGCGGCGAGATGCGCGAGTTCCCGGTCAACCCGCTGGTGGTCGCCAGCGACATCTCGGCGCTGAACTCGATGCTGGTGGCCGGCGACGGGCTGATGCTCAGCAGCGACGTGATGGCCAAGCCCTTCATCGAATCGGGCATGCTGCGCCGCGTGCTGGCCGGCTGGACCGGGCCGGAATACGACTTCAACGCGGTGTTCGCCGGTGGCGGGCTGGTGTCGCCCAAGGTGCGCGCGTTCGTCGATTTCCTGGTCGAAAAACTCAACTTCGACGCCAACTACATGCTGCTGCAATGCCCCAACGGCAAGCATGACGTCCGGCAGGAGCCGCGCTATTGCCAGCGCGGCCTGGAGATTCCCGAACTGCAGGTACTGGAAGCCCTGGACGCCTGA